The Paracholeplasma brassicae genome includes the window TTTTTATGATTATAACACAAATGAGATTAATGAAACACATTTACTTTAGATTATCAAATTCACTGAAGAAAAAGCACTTGCTTTCACAAAGTCCTTTTAACATCACATATACCGTAAATACTTTGAACGTCAATAATGTTTTTTTTTCTTAAAATAATATTAGATACTCAGCTTATGTTTTCTTATAGTACATACTAAATTGAAATATGCTTTTTAAGCCATTAGTGATATCTTTTTATCTTTGCTTGATAGTGCCAAATTTAATGAATTACTTGTCGGTATTACTTTAAGTTTTAAGAAAAAAAAGACTTAAGATTTTAAACTCTACCTTAAGTCTAACTACTTACAGTGAATATGAAAGTGCTATATTCGCTTTTTATTTGTTATTAATTATTTGTGAAATGTCATAGCCTGAAGGTTCTTGGAATATTCTTAGTTCAAAATAATCTGTAGTCGCGTAGATATGATCAAATATATCTGACATAGTATCTTCATAGTCTGCCCATGCTGTTTTATTAGAGAATGCATATACTTCTAATGGTATCCCCATATTTTTATTTTGAAGTTGTCGAACAAGAATAAACATGTTTTGATTTACGTTAGGGTTCCTTTTTAGGTATTCCGTCAAATATATTCTAAAGACGCCTAAATTGGTCAATCTTCTACCATTTAAATCAACAGATGTGTCAATCTTACCTTCTTTGTTATATTGATCGATTTCAATTTTCTTACTTGTCAAGTAAGCCTTAATAAAATCCACTTTTAATAATTTTTCATATAACTCATCATTTACTATCTTAACACTTTTACTATCTATATTGATTGAACGCTTTATTCTTCTTCCACCAATGTCAAAAACACTCCGCCAATTGACAAATGACTCAGATATTAATTTATATGCAGGCACCGTTACGGTTGTTTTATCCCAGTTTTGGACTCTAACAAAAGTCAAGGTGACATCGATAACGTCCCCGTCAACGCCATAGTCTGGCATCTCAATCCAATCACCGATTCTAATTAAGTCATTGGCTGACATCTGAAAACCTGCAACAAGACCTAAAATGCTATCTTTAAATATCAACATGATGACTGCAGAAAGTGCTCCAAGTCCTGTTAAAATTACAACCGGACTTTCTCCAACAAAATGGGCAACAACAATAATAACAACCACCATGAAGATGATAATTTTAATGAATGCCAGTACACCTTTAATCGGTTTCAAACTGGATTGATCATTGTATTCAACATAGAGTTTGTTGACTAAATCAAGTGCGGAGCTAATAATCTTAAGTATTAAAAACGCTATATAAAGTATTAAGAAAAAATCAAGTAAACTCTTTAAAGTTGGTAAATAAATAATCATTTCAAACAAAAATAACGTTGGAATCAATTTAATAACATTCGCAATTAGCGGGCTTTTTAAGAGCGTCACAATAAATTTGTTTCCTCTTCTTAGTCCAACATTTTTAACTGTTACATTAAATACTATCTTAATAATAAAATAGCCGACAATACTTGTTAAAAGCAACAAGGCAAATATAGCAACATCTGATATAACTGGTACTAATGTTCCTTCAAATCCTAACTTTGTTAAAAATTCAATAAACTTTTCTCTTAAAATTTCCATCTCATAAATTCTAACATCTAGGCTTTCTCATAAAAAGATTAGTTGTTAGTTCTCCTTTCAAATAATAAGCAAGACTTACAAAACTACTTAACGATACCATAAATAGGTTCGTTCTTATAAATGCGTTAAGTTTCCTGATACCATAGGACCACATTAATAATCGCATGACCAAACATTAAATCATAACCAGCAAGTCCTATATTATAATAATACACTTACTGTTACCTAACTAAATCTACGCCTATCGGTTAAAAATATCATTTTGTGTGCGTTGTTTCTTCATAAGCAATTTCATATTCTGTTTTATTTGCTTTACTAACAACCCGCATTCTACCTTTAATTGGTGTTTTTTGCAAGGCTTGATAGACGATTTCACCTTTGTTATTCAGTATTTCTACAAAGGTTGAGATGTCTAATATGGTTATAACACCAATATCTGTTGCTGTAAGTTCTTTTATATTACAAATCGCTCCAACAATATCAGATGGTCTCATTTTCGTTTTCTTACCTGCATTGATGTGAAGTTTCATAATTTCTTGCTTGAATTCAAATCCTTTGTCCATTTTGATTTGTTTTGTTTTTTCTTGTTTGTTATTAAAAGCTTCTAATGCTTGTTTAACATCTAATTCAGTAGGAATTTTAAGTTCCTCTATTTTTTGATTTGTTTGTGCTGTGATTTTATCTAAATATTTGTATTCTCTATTACTGATAAATGAAATGGCTTTACCACTAGCACCAGCTCTTGCACTTCTACCGATCCTATGGATGTAATTATCAATGTTTCGTGGTAGATCAAAATTTATAATCAGCGAAACTTGATCGATATCAAGCCCACGAGCAGCAACGTCTGTTGCTACCAAATACCGATAAAGACCATGTTTGAAGTCGTTGATTACTTTAAGTCTATCTTTTTGATCCATATCACCGTGAAGTTTTATTGGTGAAAAAGACTTTCTATTTAAAATCTGGTAAACCTCGTCAACCGACTGTTTTGTGTTACAAAATATAATTGCGCTGTTTGGGTTTTCTACAATAAGAACTGAACTAATCAAATCTGATTTTTCCTTATTTTCTACTTCATAGTAATATTGAAGCAACTTATTTTCTGTTTCTATCGAATCTTTTGCAACTATTAATTGTGGATTTACCATGTGTAAATTAGATAATTCGACAATGTCTTGTGGCATCGTTGCTGATAAAAGAATCATTTGTATGTTCATCGGTACATGAGTCAATACCTCTTTGACTTGATCGATAAAACCCATTTTAAGCATTTCATCAGCTTCATCGATTACTAGATGAGTAATCGCTGTTAGATCAATTGTTTTACTTAAAATATGATCAATTAGTCTTCCTGGTGTCGCTACAACAACATGTGTCCGTTGTTTTAATTGTTTGGCTTGATTATCAAATGATGATTTCCCGTGCACAGCTTCTACCTTAATTCTTAGAAATCTACCAATATTGAATATGTCGTCTCTAACCTGAGTTGCTAGTTCTCTTGTCGGCGTCAAGACCAAGACCTGTGGTTCCTTTTTATCCCAAATGATTTTATTTAAAACCGGAATAGCAAAAGCTGCCGTTTTACCACTACCTGTTTTTGACTTTATAATTACATCCCTGTTGTTTTTAATCGCTGGTATTACTAAACTTTGAACGTCGGTTGGTGATTCATACCCAAGCACAGTTAAAGCTTTTAATAAGGGTTCGATTAACTCGAATTGTTCAAATGATTTTACCATATACTCATCTCTTTTCTTTTGTACTTATATTGTATCATGTCTGTGTTAGAAAAATGTCTGACTTATGCATTTCAAATAGAGCAAGACCGATAAAATGACCTTTCATCGCGAAATGTTCGGTTCTTGACTTGTTGTCTTAAGCCTTTATGACTTCGATTAGGATACTCTTTAATATTCTACCTTTATTTTCTTATCGATCCTAACAAATAGAAATGCTTTATCGATAGAGCTATTAATTTTGTTATCATTTGAATTTAACTGCATACAACACGTGTGCGATTGATAAAACACATATGGACATAAAAATTTGCGACAAAATTGAAGAAAAAGGGCCTTGCATAGGCAAGGTCCTTTAACGTCATTCATCAGTTAAACACTTACAAAATAAGCAACAATTGCAGCTCTTGTAAATCTTGTTCTACTAACATCTGTGAAGTCACTTTGTGGTAGGTCATCAAGATATAGTTGCGGTAAATCATTGATTAACATATCCGATACAAGGTGATAAACAATTGTATTTGGTGCTGCAACGAGTAATGCAATATCCGCATCGTCTAATGATTGAAGATTAGTTAATGTGATTGAACTAGCGATGTCACCAACGTTAGTAACACTTAAAATCGTCATTGCTTGGACAAGTGCTTCTAGTTCAGCAACTTTAATATCGTCACCGATTGCATTTGCGTCATAATTTGAATCACCACTTACAGCTAACGATTCAGTCGTATGGATGTTTGCACCCTTAACGCCACTAGCAACTAAGCGGTAAACAATTAGTGAATCTACGTTTAACAAGTCATCTAACTTCGCAGTTGTTAAATTAGCTGGTGCGATGGTTGTTAATGTAAGATCATCCATTGTTTTGCTTGTGTCAGTATCAGCTAGAATCACTAATGCAGCGATCATACCTGTAATTTCACTCTTAACTAAATGTTCATTTATTACTGTGTAAGCACCGGTTGGCACATCCATAGCGCTAATAATAGCGCTTGATAGGATGCGGTCAACGATACTTGAATTTAGGGCATCAAGTTGTTGAAGTTGTGCGATTGTGATGGTTTGGGCATCCATTGATACGGTAATGTCTGAGACAATCATAATACCCATTGCATCAATTAAGGCACTTAGTTCACTACGTTTGATGTCTTTGCCTGGGTGGTTCGAATCAAAGTTTGAATCACCAAGGACTGAAATTGCTTCGGTTGGAACAGTAATTGCAGTTGAAGCGATTAATTCTTTAGAAATCATGCGATCTACTAATCTTGAATCTAGGTTGTATAAGTCATCTAACTGACCTTGTGTTAGAGACGTTGTATCAATACCAGCAGATAGGTTATTAACACCTAAAATACCGAGTGTTTGAACAAGTTTCTCCAATTCAGCGTTTGTGATGTCTAATTGATCATTGTCTACGTAACTTGATGTTGGTACATCAACAACAATTTCGATCACACGTTCAGAAATGATACGGTCAATAATTCTTGAGTTATAGTTAACTAATACGCTTAGATTTGCTCTTGTTACTGCGTTAGGATCAACGCCGTCTGTTAAGCTAATGTTCAATGTTTGCATTGTGTTAGATAGTTTCGTTAATTCACTTCTTAGAATGTCACTGCCTACTGCGTTACTATCAAATTCGATGTCACCAGAGACTGCAAGTGCAGACGCTGGAACGTCGATTGTTGAATCTAGAATTGATTTAGAGATCAAGCGATCAACCAATCTTGAATTTAATGCAAGTAACGAATTGAATGTCATGTACGTGATTGCATCCACATCGATTGGTGCTGACAAGTCAGCGTTTAATGCGATAAGGGCATCAAGCACATTAATTAATTCTGCTTTGCTGATGTCTAAGGTTGATCCGACTTCATAAGATGATGTAGGAACGCTTGAGACATTGGCAATTACTTCTTTAGATACTAAACGGTTAACGATGATTGAATCTCTAGAAACCGCTGTCTTAATCACACTTGGTGTTAAGCTAGCTGGATTAATACCGGTTGTTAAGTTGACGTTTAGATCGCCTAAAGCAAGAATGATACGTCCAACTTCTAGGTAATCAAGGTCTAACTTGTTATTTAATTCATCTTCTTCAGAGGTTGCACTAAATGCGTCATCTCTAATATTTGCTCTTCCAACGCTATCGATGATACCTTCAGATAGTAAGCGGTTAATGATATCTGAGTCTAGTGCATGTAATTGTTGTAATTTAGCGGTTGTAATTGAATCGACACTAATATCATCTGCTAGTGAAGCCACATTAATGATACCTAATGCATCAATTAATGATTGAACCTCAGTTCTAGCGATGCGAGTACCAGCGTATGAAACGGTCGGTACACTTGTTAATGCATTTTCGATTTCATCACTAATGATTTGATCAATCACGCTGCTGTTTAAATCATGTAATTCTTGTAGTTTAGCTACAGTAACTGTGTCAACAGTAACGTCTGCAACATCAGTTACACCTAAGACACCAAGTGCATCAAATAGGCTTGTGATTTCAGTTACCTTAATCATACCATCAAAGTTTCCACTGGTTTCTAATGCGTCTGCTGGAATTGTAATATCAGTTTGACCCTTAAGTACTAAGTCAACAAATGCGTATAGATAAGTCGAATCTAAGACTTGATCAAGTTGAGTTTGAGTTAATCCAGTTAATGTAGATACACCTACATTTGGATTAGCAAAATCAGTAATACCTAAGACATCAAGTGCAACAAATAGTTTTCTAAGTTCAAGCGCGGTTAAGCGTTGTCTTGTGCCAACGGTTTCAGTTGCAACACTTGGAATGTTAAATAAGTTTGGATCAAATAAATCGTTCGCCAATAAGTCGATAAAGCCTGGTGCTTGAAGTAACAAGTCAAGTTTATCAACAAGGTACTTAGACTCTAATACTCTGTCTAAATCATCTTTAGTTCCCACCACGTTTTGACCAATTAGGCCAGTTAACATGTCTGGAGAAACTGAGGATAAATCGGTACCAATGTTTAGTAAGCTTAAGGAAACCATTAAGTTTCTAATTTCAGCTTTAGAGAATCGGTTTAACTCGATACCTGAGGTACCTAGTGTGTCTACTGGTGCTGAAACATCAAAGGTGTCTACCACTTTAACAAGGACTTGAGTTAATTGTTCATTAGCAAGGGTATCAAGCTCATCCATTTCAAATACTTTAGCTAGAATAACGTATAGAATACCTGAATCTAAGACTCTGTCTAAGTCATCTTTCGATCCTACTAAGTTACGTCCGACTAAATCAGTAAATGTATCTAGATTAACGGCTTGTCCACCAGTTAATGTATCTAATCCAATGGTATCAACGGCAACAACTGCGTTTCTTAATTCAGAAACTTTAACAAGCGTTCCATTCATTACGGATGGATCGAATGCAAATAAGTCAGAAGTTGCAGTAAATGTGGTTTGAATTTCATTTGCTTTTGAAACTAAGTAGTCAATCACATTAGAATTTGTTAATGCGTTAGAAATTAGTGAGTGTACTACTTTTGATACTAATAATTCATCAAAATCGTCATAGACGTTGTTGTTTACATTTTGACCAACTAGATTAGCAAATGAATTAAAGTCCACTTGAATACTCCAGTCGATTAATGAAGCTGCCCTTACGATTGCGATGACTTCAGATGCTTTTAACACACCATTTGCATCAACTGCATCTGGATGAATATTGAATAATGAAGCAGTCACAGTTAAATCAGCGAAGTCCGCATTTTCGCTAGCAAACTTATTAATATAGTTTACTGCAAAGTTAGCGACAACTGCGTGTTCGTTAAAGTTTAATACCTTATCAAAGATTGCAACTAAGATATTTGATTGCATCATGTAATCAATGTTGGTAGTAAACTCTTTTTCGTCATTTAAAGCTGTGATAATTGCTTGTGGGTTACCTAAATCGACATCTAACCAGTCCACACGTGTCAAGCTTAATACAAGTTGAACAAGTTCTTCTCTCTTTAATAAACCTTGGTCGTATAGATTGTATTTAACGTCATTGAATAAGAAGAATTCTTTGCTTAGATTTGGACTAATGCCAAGTTGTTCTTGTGCAAGTTCGTTAATTTCGTTTGCTGCGTTTTGAAGTAATTCGTCATTTGCATGCGTTTCAAGTACTAAATTATAAGCAAGTTCTGTATCGAATAACTTTTCAACCGCATCGGTGCTATGAATCTTAGAGTACATTAATTTTTGATTACTTAGATCTCCAAAACCATCTAATTCAAGCGAATTGAATAGAACCACATAGTTCATTAATTCATCTTTCTTAAATCGGTTTGTGTTGTCGAGTAAGTAACTTGGAATTTCCATCTTAGTT containing:
- a CDS encoding mechanosensitive ion channel family protein → MEILREKFIEFLTKLGFEGTLVPVISDVAIFALLLLTSIVGYFIIKIVFNVTVKNVGLRRGNKFIVTLLKSPLIANVIKLIPTLFLFEMIIYLPTLKSLLDFFLILYIAFLILKIISSALDLVNKLYVEYNDQSSLKPIKGVLAFIKIIIFMVVVIIVVAHFVGESPVVILTGLGALSAVIMLIFKDSILGLVAGFQMSANDLIRIGDWIEMPDYGVDGDVIDVTLTFVRVQNWDKTTVTVPAYKLISESFVNWRSVFDIGGRRIKRSINIDSKSVKIVNDELYEKLLKVDFIKAYLTSKKIEIDQYNKEGKIDTSVDLNGRRLTNLGVFRIYLTEYLKRNPNVNQNMFILVRQLQNKNMGIPLEVYAFSNKTAWADYEDTMSDIFDHIYATTDYFELRIFQEPSGYDISQIINNK
- a CDS encoding DEAD/DEAH box helicase, translating into MVKSFEQFELIEPLLKALTVLGYESPTDVQSLVIPAIKNNRDVIIKSKTGSGKTAAFAIPVLNKIIWDKKEPQVLVLTPTRELATQVRDDIFNIGRFLRIKVEAVHGKSSFDNQAKQLKQRTHVVVATPGRLIDHILSKTIDLTAITHLVIDEADEMLKMGFIDQVKEVLTHVPMNIQMILLSATMPQDIVELSNLHMVNPQLIVAKDSIETENKLLQYYYEVENKEKSDLISSVLIVENPNSAIIFCNTKQSVDEVYQILNRKSFSPIKLHGDMDQKDRLKVINDFKHGLYRYLVATDVAARGLDIDQVSLIINFDLPRNIDNYIHRIGRSARAGASGKAISFISNREYKYLDKITAQTNQKIEELKIPTELDVKQALEAFNNKQEKTKQIKMDKGFEFKQEIMKLHINAGKKTKMRPSDIVGAICNIKELTATDIGVITILDISTFVEILNNKGEIVYQALQKTPIKGRMRVVSKANKTEYEIAYEETTHTK